The window CCGCAGGTGTTCCAACCCGAACGTTATCACCATCAGCGACCAGCAGAACATCAGAGAGTTCTACGGTATCACCGACTTCACCTTTTAATTTTTCTACCCGCAAAGTGTCGCCGGTCGCAACCTGATACTGTTTTCCGCCGGTACGTACTATGGCATACATATTCCTTCCTCCGTATATGAACAATGATAAATGCTATCAGATTATTTTATAATTAAGAATACAATTAAACTACATGGCGATGCCTTTTGTCAAGAGGAAAAAAAGCGGGTTCGGATAAATTATCCGCTGGAAACAAGGGGCAGAAGCTGAGCTGTGTTGTTGGGGAAAACAACGGCTTTTTCTTGCTTAATAGTACCAGGTTAATTATACTCTTTTTGTTCTCACTTGCTCAATGTGAGGAAACTGTGTTCTGTAGTCCAACAGGTTAATGAAACTATATTTTTTATTTTCTTTTAAGAGAAGAGGAGGAATGAACGATGCA is drawn from Candidatus Electrothrix aestuarii and contains these coding sequences:
- the rplU gene encoding 50S ribosomal protein L21 — encoded protein: MYAIVRTGGKQYQVATGDTLRVEKLKGEVGDTVELSDVLLVADGDNVRVGTPAVEGAKVVAKIVEQGKAKKVLVFKKKRRQGYRVLRGHRQVFTALSIQEIM